TGTGCAGTCCGCCCTCCCCGGGAACCAAGACCGTCAGCAAGTCCTTCTCCTTCGACAGTCTCTCCTTCGACAGGTCGTGGAGTAGAGAACTGATGTCTGATTCGAAAAACATATTCCTAACGTCAAGGGAACGCAAGTCGTGCTGTGATGTGGGTATCGATCGTGATGGGGACGAGGATACCACTCCTTCGGTAATGTGTGTAGATGTAAAAAGTGAGTCAGTTCAGTTTATAAAGGATGAGATGGTccaaacaaaagagaaaaaactcTTTGTGAAACCTCCAGATAGCAATAGCTTGTCTGCCAAGCCAAGTGATGCTCTGCCTAGCAGACCTCTTACTGATGGCGAGACATTTAGCTTACCACCAGTGGATGAACGGTTAGAACTGCCACCAGATTTTCTCACAGCGAAAGTGCCCTATTTAGAGACTAAAGTGGTGAAAACTGAGAAAAAGTCAAGCTGGCATTCAGAGTCAAAGACTGTTAAACTTGAAACAAAGACATTAAATTTGAACAAACATAGCTTTTCATTGAATTTATCCCCTTCATCGTTGACACAGCAAGCAGTGCAATCCACCTCCCTAACGCCATCCCCCAGCAGGCAGTTCATACTATGTGGCATATCAAACGGGTCAGACACACTGGTGTCGAAAAACAAGTTGAAAACTCTCAAAGAGCTGGAGCTACCTCCAAAGATACTTCACCTCTCATCTCCAACATCAGCTATGGCAAAGCTCAATTTCCATCAGTCATTTACTGACACATCTAGTGACAAACATAACACAGTAACAGACAGTGCTAGTGTTGAAAAACACTTAAAGTTATCCGATTCAGACACATCAAGTTTCAAGTATACTATTGATCACAACTTCGACACACAAGAGACGGACACTGGCAACACTCATGTGAAAAAGATCCCAAATGTTTTAGTTAGTGATTCAAAATATACTATTGGTCAGAGTGTTGAGAAGCATTCTGAGTTGTTGAACTTCCCGTGCACATCCCTGGACAAACTGAACTTCACTCCTTGCCTGGCCAGTGATGAGAGCCCGGTGTGGCCCAGACCTGCGAGCACGAGGCAGTCAACGAGTTCAGCATCTTCCGACTCGGGCATCCTACCTGACCAGATCTCCCCCGTGTCCGTCAGCAGTCTCAGTTCGTGTGGCAGTGCCACCATGTCTGTGACAGCCTCGCCcatcaaaacaaactatgtGCCGCGACGCAAGAAATACGAGTCTGTTGTCCGCTCGCTGAGTTCTCCCATCTCAGAAACGAAACCCACAGACCAGTCATCACCCATGTCCATCGGCAGCAGCAGCTCTGCTGGGTCAGGTGTTCAGTCTCCCACTGCATCATCATCCACTGCCAAAGTGAAGTTACGTTCGCGGGAAAACAAGGCCAAGAGGCCAATAATCAGACCCAACAGTATTGCATTCTCAACATATCCAACGTTCGACCTGGGAACAGAGTCGCAGCATTCCTCCGATTCGGGCAGCATTTCTCAAGACGACTCCTCCGAGGCTTACATGTTACGTAACAGCAAGAAATCAAAACAGACCCACCCCGAAGAGGATTCCGGGAAGCCGTTTCGCTGGGGTCGGTATTCCGAGCGCGAGGTGTACAAACAGATTACGGCGGCCATGGAGAGCGCTATGCTGCGGACTAAGGCTTACGAGGAATCACGTAAAGCGCGCAGCCTGGACGATATCCTCAGTTCGGAGCACGCGGTCATGTCTAGTGATTGTATTATGTTTGGTAAGGTTCCGCAACACTGCGGCGGCGTTGTCATGGACCCGTTCCCATCCCCGAACGCAATGTTTGAGCACATGCCGTGTCGGTGTCGCGGCTCCTCCGACCCATATCAGTCTAACAGCAGCATTTCCTCGAGCGGCAGCCACAGTTCGCTGCACGGAAGTCATGAGATCATCCAGGTATCGTAGTGTTAGCCCCATGTTTGACCACTGTGCAATGCTTATAACACGGACACTTTGATATCCCCTTGGTTTGGATGCTTCCTTCTTAATTTTccttttttcaatttgttttctttgttttgtttgtttttacaagtGTGTCATTAGTGACTGAATGGCTAATTTATGCAGTTTCCttcgttttgtttgtgttgttttagcttgtcaatgttttgttttgttttattatttatgaacaTTGTTCTTTtggttttaacaatatttacccTGTAGCTTAATGGACTGTTTAAGTGGTATCCAGATTTTGTTGGGTACATTAGCTTGTactgaaagaaataagggaacacttgaaTATTGCaaaccaaattttatttactatgaTTGTCACACTGTGTGTATAAAAAAACCCTGCAGACATTGGTGTCAAACTGACTTTCAGAATTCTGGGATTGACTTTGAGTAACGGGTTCACTTCCGGACTATAGATGAGGGTTGGATTccttattcatttattcatacatttatattaaggttcaagcatgctgtcctggggaAATACCTCgactatctgggttgtctgtccaggacagtggggttagtggttagtgatcccttatttctttccatcagtatataattgTCATCTTATAAAATACCAGTCTATCTTCAGGTTTTTACTATCAGCTAATCTGAATGTAtactttaaagattttttttttaatcataatttTTAGTAGAACCATTATTATGtcctttataataaaataaaaattctagttattattatatatatttttttttaatttccaactGACAAGATGAATAGTGTGCTCTCTTACAGTGATTCAGTTTATCAGAGTTCAGTGTATTATTTAAATGTCTTTAGGTGCCTTGCTGTTCAGTGTGAGAAAACCCTTTGATTTAGACTTGGAGACTACTGAAATACTGTCACTTTTACAATCTCTCATTTTCATTGCCACTTGGTTTACTATTTGCAGTTTGGAAGTAACAGAATAGTATAATCAGTTGTCATAGTGAAggcaatgttttaatttaagctCATATTACTAATTAACTTGTCAAGTCCATTCAGCTACATTTAAGGTATGTTTTGTATGCATTACTTACATGTAGGTCTGGTAAACCTATGTTGTTTCAGTAAAGGTTATGGTGAAAATGTCATACCATTTGTTGGAGTTTTTGGGAGTGGggcatattatataatatgtatgttctTGATGGTGTTTGTAaactcattattaatattaaacttgTCAGTTTTTCTCAAACATTTTTGTGGTACAACATTTGTTCAGTATTTAGGTAACTATGCACATGCACATATTTTAGTTTACTACATTGATCAAATAGGACTGATGTTTCTTCAGGGGTTTTTTCCTCCAtcttatatttttccattagcagcaagggattttttatattgaatttctcacagacagaacagtacataccacagcatttgatagaCCATTCacgggcactggttgggacaggaaaaaacaATCTGtgaatgggtctactgagggggtttgatccttgcacccaagcacctcaactgagctagatcccacctcctaaatggattaaaaataatgctGGGTGTAACCACTACACTTAACTGGCCTGttgattaaaaataatgctGGGTGTATATGTAACCACTACAATGAACTGGCCTGttgattaaaaataatgctGGGTGTATATGTAACCACTACACTGAACTGGCCTGttgattaaaaataatgctGGGTGTATATGTACCATAACCACTACACTGAACTGGCCTGttgattaaaaataatgctGGGTGTATATGTACCGTAATCACTACACTGAACTGGCCTGttgattaaaaataatgctGGGTGTATATGTAACCACTACACTGAACTGGCCTGTTGATTTGATCATAATTCCAGGTGAGAAATTTCAAATAGGAAGAGCAGATCTACTCATTTAAACAGTAAGCTTTATAATAAAGCTATGATGAAAGGCAAGTGCAGAAACACTTACCACCctaaatcttggaaattaatggatacatttttaaaaaaaaagaaaaaaaaaagaaagaaagaaattaaattaaattatagaaAGAATGCTGTTTAAGTagatgaaatgcagtgtccagtttcaaaagatttcatACCCGTATGGACACttatgatgttttttttttattacaaactcttaaattattttctggcagaaaacctgaaGATCAATAAATCATTATTCATCTCTATGTAATCACTGAGCATTGAGTAACAGCGGGTTACTCTGCTTTGAAAATGTACAGGTTCTACGTTGGTGAACATTCTTAATACT
This DNA window, taken from Gigantopelta aegis isolate Gae_Host chromosome 4, Gae_host_genome, whole genome shotgun sequence, encodes the following:
- the LOC121371839 gene encoding uncharacterized protein LOC121371839 translates to MAQPMDTSESLCETRAVDENANGLSWGIIEPDGLADIVHKGTCKLLLIDSRSFLEFNTSSIQQSVNVCCSKLVKRRLQQNKVHIRELLLQNCHMDVDDDSDVIVYDQCTEDPALFTEDNFVFVLLQKLSAAYKSVTFLKGGYLAFHAMHPSLCENKSTCSYKCAPLTSLSQPCLPVSNVGPTRILPFLYLGSQQDALSQEITQINGINYILNVSITCTKPPFIQDGHFLRIPVNDNYSEKLLPFFYQAFQFIDMVREANGCVMVHCLAGISRSPTLAIAYIMKHMNMSSDDAYRYVKEKRPTISPNFNFLGQLLEFEKQLKMENENAGSSGREKSRRSKPFVMDLQLCSPPSPGTKTVSKSFSFDSLSFDRSWSRELMSDSKNIFLTSRERKSCCDVGIDRDGDEDTTPSVMCVDVKSESVQFIKDEMVQTKEKKLFVKPPDSNSLSAKPSDALPSRPLTDGETFSLPPVDERLELPPDFLTAKVPYLETKVVKTEKKSSWHSESKTVKLETKTLNLNKHSFSLNLSPSSLTQQAVQSTSLTPSPSRQFILCGISNGSDTLVSKNKLKTLKELELPPKILHLSSPTSAMAKLNFHQSFTDTSSDKHNTVTDSASVEKHLKLSDSDTSSFKYTIDHNFDTQETDTGNTHVKKIPNVLVSDSKYTIGQSVEKHSELLNFPCTSLDKLNFTPCLASDESPVWPRPASTRQSTSSASSDSGILPDQISPVSVSSLSSCGSATMSVTASPIKTNYVPRRKKYESVVRSLSSPISETKPTDQSSPMSIGSSSSAGSGVQSPTASSSTAKVKLRSRENKAKRPIIRPNSIAFSTYPTFDLGTESQHSSDSGSISQDDSSEAYMLRNSKKSKQTHPEEDSGKPFRWGRYSEREVYKQITAAMESAMLRTKAYEESRKARSLDDILSSEHAVMSSDCIMFGKVPQHCGGVVMDPFPSPNAMFEHMPCRCRGSSDPYQSNSSISSSGSHSSLHGSHEIIQLTTLNHQPNNHHKIKGLPHR